A genomic segment from Brevundimonas mediterranea encodes:
- a CDS encoding transmembrane anchor protein: MYNANRPARSDLPSTGQLLKSTGIAAAVASVLLVTIVMPSEYGVDPTRVGSIFGLTEMGRIKVQLAAEAEADAAADAAAGSGLSAAPPLDVATPAAGATAPAASPSPTAPAVQPAPTAEVRTDETVLTLAPDQGAEIKLVMVEGAKARFTWTSSGGKINFDTHADRPGLSYHAYGKGSAQQQSGELTAAFTGAHGWFWRNRTGAPVTITLQTQGAYTEIKRVV; encoded by the coding sequence ATGTACAACGCAAACCGTCCCGCCCGTTCCGACCTGCCTTCGACCGGGCAGTTGCTCAAATCGACCGGCATCGCCGCCGCCGTCGCCTCCGTGCTTCTGGTCACCATCGTCATGCCGTCCGAATACGGGGTCGATCCGACCCGCGTCGGCTCCATTTTCGGCCTGACCGAGATGGGTCGTATCAAGGTTCAACTGGCAGCCGAGGCCGAAGCGGACGCCGCCGCCGACGCCGCCGCCGGATCGGGGCTTTCCGCCGCGCCGCCGCTCGATGTGGCGACACCTGCCGCCGGGGCGACCGCTCCCGCAGCCAGTCCTTCGCCGACTGCGCCGGCCGTCCAACCTGCGCCGACCGCCGAGGTGCGGACCGATGAAACCGTGCTCACGCTCGCACCCGACCAGGGCGCAGAGATCAAGTTGGTGATGGTCGAGGGCGCCAAGGCGCGGTTCACCTGGACCAGTAGCGGCGGCAAGATCAACTTCGACACCCACGCTGACCGTCCAGGCCTTTCCTACCACGCCTACGGCAAGGGCTCGGCGCAGCAGCAGTCGGGCGAACTGACCGCCGCCTTCACCGGCGCCCACGGCTGGTTCTGGCGTAACCGCACCGGTGCGCCGGTGACCATCACCCTGCAAACCCAGGGCGCCTATACGGAGATCAAGCGGGTCGTGTGA
- a CDS encoding MFS transporter → MFSPLRNAAYRHLFIAQVAALLGTGMATVALGLLAHDLAGANAGEILGAALAIKMIAYIGVAPFASALAARLPRKTLLVCLDLVRAGVAVALPFVGQAWQVYALMTVLYVASAAFTPAFQAMIPDLLSDEAEYTKALSLSRLAADLESVASPVVAALLLAVISYNNLFVGTAIGFVLSAGFVVTALLPRPSSAQPLPFLKRLTGGVRLFAFTPRLRGLLAVSLATAAGGAMVFVNTVVIVQSVFDLPQQATAWALAAFGAGSMTAAVVLPRILNRLKDRTAMLMGAGIMTCVLLAGALIARSYPILIGLWIVMGFGYSLTITPAGRALRRSSSAGDRPALFAAQFALSHACWLIAYPVAGLVSAEANPTAAFLVLSALCAAGLVLGLVVWPAHDPLNVVHSHDGLTTDDPHLAEGVRLKDGGVVHAHPVVIDDQHRRWPKS, encoded by the coding sequence ATGTTCTCTCCGCTTCGAAACGCCGCATATCGGCACCTCTTCATCGCTCAGGTCGCCGCCCTGCTGGGGACGGGCATGGCGACCGTGGCCCTGGGACTGTTGGCGCACGACCTCGCGGGCGCGAACGCGGGCGAAATCCTCGGCGCCGCCCTGGCCATCAAGATGATCGCCTATATCGGCGTCGCGCCGTTCGCGAGCGCCCTTGCGGCGCGCTTGCCGCGCAAGACGCTGCTGGTCTGTCTGGATCTCGTTCGCGCGGGCGTGGCGGTCGCCCTGCCCTTCGTCGGACAGGCCTGGCAGGTCTACGCCCTGATGACCGTGCTTTACGTCGCCTCTGCCGCCTTCACACCGGCGTTCCAAGCCATGATCCCCGATCTTCTCTCGGACGAGGCCGAATATACGAAGGCCCTGTCGCTCTCGCGTCTCGCCGCCGATCTGGAGAGCGTGGCGAGCCCTGTGGTCGCCGCCCTGCTGCTGGCCGTCATCAGCTACAACAACCTCTTCGTCGGAACGGCGATCGGCTTCGTGCTTTCGGCAGGCTTCGTGGTGACGGCGCTTCTGCCCCGTCCGTCATCAGCCCAGCCCCTGCCGTTCCTCAAGCGACTGACCGGCGGCGTGCGGCTGTTCGCCTTCACGCCTCGGCTGCGTGGCCTGCTCGCGGTGAGCCTGGCCACGGCGGCGGGTGGGGCCATGGTCTTCGTGAACACTGTGGTCATCGTACAGTCCGTGTTCGACCTGCCCCAGCAGGCGACGGCCTGGGCGCTCGCGGCGTTCGGGGCCGGGTCCATGACGGCGGCCGTCGTCCTGCCCCGTATCCTCAATCGACTGAAGGACCGCACCGCCATGCTGATGGGGGCCGGCATCATGACCTGTGTGCTTCTGGCGGGGGCCTTGATTGCCCGGTCCTATCCGATCCTGATCGGACTGTGGATCGTGATGGGCTTCGGTTACTCGCTCACCATCACGCCGGCCGGTCGCGCGCTTCGCCGGTCGTCGAGCGCCGGGGACAGACCTGCCCTGTTCGCCGCACAGTTCGCCTTGTCGCACGCCTGCTGGCTGATCGCCTATCCGGTGGCGGGTCTCGTCTCGGCCGAAGCGAACCCGACGGCGGCCTTCCTCGTCCTCTCGGCGCTGTGCGCCGCCGGTCTCGTGCTGGGCCTTGTCGTTTGGCCGGCGCATGACCCGTTGAATGTGGTGCACAGCCACGATGGACTGACGACGGACGATCCTCACCTTGCCGAGGGCGTAAGGCTCAAGGACGGCGGCGTGGTCCACGCCCACCCGGTCGTCATCGACGACCAGCATCGGCGTTGGCCGAAATCATGA
- a CDS encoding metal-sensing transcriptional repressor → MAHVSHASHPDVIKRLKRAEGHLRTVIGMIEAERSCLDLAQQLHAIEKAVAAAKKTLIHDHIDHCLAHAAEGDPAEARQAMGEFREITKYL, encoded by the coding sequence ATGGCTCATGTTTCTCACGCATCCCACCCGGACGTCATCAAGCGGCTCAAGCGCGCCGAAGGTCATTTGCGGACTGTGATCGGAATGATCGAGGCGGAGCGGTCGTGCCTGGACCTGGCGCAGCAACTGCACGCGATCGAGAAGGCCGTCGCCGCAGCCAAGAAGACGCTCATCCACGACCACATCGACCACTGCCTTGCCCACGCGGCCGAGGGCGATCCCGCCGAGGCGCGTCAGGCCATGGGCGAGTTCCGGGAAATCACGAAGTATCTTTGA
- a CDS encoding recombinase family protein: MLLGYARVSTPDQKLDLQIDALEKAGCERVFSEAASGVRSERTALRDALSHARSGDVFIVWKLDRLGRTVGQLVEFVRNLRERGVEFRSLTDGIDTTTPAGRFFFHMMAALAEMERDLIRERTMAGLAAARARGKQGGRRPILSERQLKQAKLLLGHPDQTMEGVASSLGVSRSTLYRAIARSAAAGKLGSR; the protein is encoded by the coding sequence ATGCTGTTAGGTTACGCGCGGGTGTCCACCCCGGATCAAAAACTCGACCTCCAGATCGACGCTCTCGAAAAGGCTGGCTGCGAGCGAGTCTTCTCAGAAGCGGCCTCGGGGGTACGCTCGGAAAGAACAGCATTACGGGACGCGCTATCCCATGCGCGCTCGGGCGACGTCTTCATCGTGTGGAAGCTCGACCGTTTAGGGCGGACTGTTGGTCAACTCGTAGAGTTCGTGCGAAACTTACGAGAACGCGGTGTCGAGTTTCGAAGCCTTACTGATGGTATCGACACAACAACCCCTGCTGGTCGCTTCTTCTTCCATATGATGGCTGCATTGGCAGAGATGGAGCGGGACCTTATTCGCGAGCGGACGATGGCCGGACTAGCGGCCGCTCGCGCTCGGGGTAAGCAAGGCGGGCGCCGCCCTATCCTGTCCGAAAGGCAGTTGAAGCAGGCTAAGCTGCTTCTCGGCCACCCTGATCAAACTATGGAAGGGGTCGCTTCGTCCTTAGGCGTCTCTCGCAGCACGCTTTATAGAGCAATCGCAAGAAGTGCTGCAGCTGGAAAGCTCGGCAGCAGGTGA
- a CDS encoding HupE/UreJ family protein: MIGFLFMEGLLSQVLAHGVAEGDKGYIQETSGFLFWPFVYLGAKHMVTGYDHLLFLFGVIFFLYRMKDISIYVTLFAIGHSSTLLLGVLTNISVSSYVVDAIIGLSVVYKALDNMGAFQRWFGFQPSTKGATLIFGLFHGFGLATKLQDFQLSPDGLFLNLVAFNIGVEIGQLLALGGILILMGFWRRSNSFWEHAYLTNVVLMTLGFLLTGYQLVGFFVM, encoded by the coding sequence GTGATCGGATTCCTCTTCATGGAGGGCCTGCTCAGCCAGGTCCTCGCTCACGGCGTCGCCGAAGGCGACAAGGGCTATATCCAGGAGACCTCGGGCTTCCTGTTCTGGCCGTTCGTCTATCTCGGCGCCAAACATATGGTCACCGGCTACGACCACCTGCTGTTCCTGTTCGGCGTGATCTTCTTCCTCTACCGGATGAAGGACATCAGCATCTATGTGACCCTGTTCGCCATCGGTCACTCATCCACCCTGCTGCTCGGCGTCCTGACCAATATCAGCGTCTCCAGCTATGTAGTGGACGCCATCATCGGCCTGTCGGTCGTCTACAAGGCGCTCGACAATATGGGCGCCTTCCAGAGATGGTTCGGCTTCCAGCCCTCGACCAAGGGGGCGACCCTGATCTTCGGTCTGTTCCACGGCTTCGGCCTGGCGACCAAGCTTCAGGACTTCCAACTCTCGCCTGACGGCCTGTTCCTCAATCTGGTCGCCTTCAATATCGGCGTCGAGATCGGGCAACTGCTCGCCCTGGGCGGCATCCTCATCCTGATGGGCTTCTGGCGGCGTTCGAACAGCTTCTGGGAACACGCTTATCTGACCAACGTCGTGCTGATGACCCTCGGCTTCCTCCTGACGGGCTATCAGCTCGTCGGCTTCTTCGTCATGTGA
- a CDS encoding Mu transposase C-terminal domain-containing protein translates to MSVDLLDAEEPDEPDAAWRAAAEARHVLLPLAQMGRKRRAAVDAAAAQLNISTAKAYRMIALLKEDDRASALLPEKRGRSPGSSMYDAAVEAIILEVLQKDYMSGQQPRVAHVLATVRARCRKAGLKQPGRKGLMARVQALDLHDRLKARRGKNAAEIATPRPGEFVAERPNQVWLIDHTEGDIILVDRRFRLPIGRPTVTLIIDAYTRMCVGCYVSLGKPSRIQSGMALLRAFLPKEGLLEQAGQDWDWPCQGFPEIVHSDNGSDFRSDAFRRGLITYGITPKFRPVREPRYGALIERYIGTTMGELHLVPGTTFSNVSDRGEYDSEAKAVMSLDGFERWLFLQIGRYHISPHRGIGGFTPISRWKESVNAGFRQKDAPPGAAVDIMLAFLPSDRRKLRNTGIHFKSLRYWSAWLGAAVRRGGVAVDLRYDPRDMSFVWVEWEGRWERVHLYKRQAPFTLREHELALKALREAAVATVDEDMIHAKREESEALIASEAATTKRARRRLEHGERSLEVAQTIYGEPEPAKPIITDLVFSKLAKSKRIVEEW, encoded by the coding sequence ATGTCGGTCGACCTGCTAGACGCCGAAGAGCCAGACGAACCGGACGCCGCGTGGCGTGCCGCCGCTGAAGCGCGGCACGTGCTCCTGCCGTTGGCGCAGATGGGCAGGAAGCGCCGAGCCGCGGTCGATGCAGCTGCAGCGCAACTGAATATTTCCACGGCTAAAGCCTACCGGATGATCGCCCTTTTGAAGGAGGATGATCGGGCATCTGCGCTTCTGCCCGAAAAGCGCGGAAGATCGCCGGGATCCTCAATGTACGATGCCGCAGTCGAGGCAATCATTTTGGAGGTTCTCCAGAAGGATTACATGTCCGGACAGCAGCCGCGCGTAGCCCACGTCTTGGCAACGGTTCGCGCACGCTGCCGAAAGGCCGGTTTAAAACAGCCTGGACGCAAGGGGCTGATGGCGCGCGTACAAGCGCTGGATTTGCACGACCGCCTAAAGGCGCGTCGAGGAAAGAATGCCGCCGAAATCGCAACGCCCCGACCAGGTGAATTCGTCGCCGAACGGCCAAACCAAGTCTGGCTCATCGACCACACCGAAGGCGACATCATACTCGTTGATCGCCGTTTCCGCCTGCCTATCGGTCGTCCCACCGTCACGCTGATCATCGATGCGTACACTCGCATGTGCGTGGGTTGTTACGTCAGTCTGGGCAAACCTTCTCGCATCCAGTCCGGCATGGCGCTGCTCCGAGCATTTCTTCCCAAGGAGGGGCTCCTAGAGCAAGCAGGGCAAGATTGGGACTGGCCGTGCCAGGGGTTTCCCGAAATCGTTCACTCCGACAACGGTTCAGATTTTCGGTCGGACGCCTTCAGGCGCGGCCTCATCACCTACGGCATCACCCCAAAATTCCGGCCCGTCAGGGAGCCCCGATACGGCGCACTGATCGAGCGCTACATTGGGACAACAATGGGTGAACTGCACCTCGTGCCCGGAACAACCTTTTCCAATGTGTCCGACCGTGGCGAGTACGACAGCGAAGCGAAAGCCGTTATGTCGCTGGACGGCTTCGAGAGGTGGCTGTTCCTTCAGATAGGCCGCTATCACATCTCGCCGCATCGAGGGATTGGCGGCTTCACCCCCATATCTCGCTGGAAAGAGAGTGTGAACGCAGGGTTCCGGCAAAAGGACGCGCCACCGGGCGCAGCCGTGGACATCATGCTCGCCTTCTTGCCAAGCGATCGTCGCAAGCTGCGCAATACCGGGATCCATTTCAAAAGCCTTCGCTATTGGTCGGCCTGGTTGGGCGCGGCGGTACGGCGCGGCGGAGTTGCAGTCGATCTCAGATACGATCCCAGAGATATGTCCTTCGTGTGGGTCGAGTGGGAAGGGCGATGGGAACGGGTCCATCTGTACAAGCGCCAGGCGCCGTTCACATTGCGCGAGCATGAACTCGCTCTAAAGGCCCTCCGTGAGGCGGCGGTGGCGACAGTGGACGAGGACATGATCCATGCCAAACGCGAGGAAAGCGAGGCGCTAATCGCTTCCGAGGCCGCAACCACCAAGCGAGCTCGCCGGCGCCTCGAGCATGGGGAACGCTCTTTGGAAGTGGCGCAGACCATCTACGGCGAACCCGAGCCAGCCAAACCGATCATCACCGATCTGGTCTTCTCTAAGCTGGCCAAATCGAAACGGATCGTGGAGGAATGGTGA
- a CDS encoding MerC domain-containing protein: MSEALTPRRSEDVLGAGLSVVCLLHCLTAPVLASVLPLVGLATTEWLHGLFALVAATFAYLSILRRPSVEIAVKAVAVLGVGSLVFGATEVAGHGWTVWSTVFGSILLISAHIVSMRRM; this comes from the coding sequence TTGTCGGAAGCCCTCACGCCTCGTCGTTCTGAAGACGTCCTGGGCGCCGGCTTGTCCGTGGTGTGCCTGCTCCACTGTTTGACGGCGCCGGTGCTGGCGAGTGTTCTTCCGTTGGTCGGCCTGGCCACGACGGAGTGGCTGCATGGGCTTTTCGCCCTAGTGGCGGCGACGTTCGCCTATCTGTCGATCCTGCGTCGCCCAAGCGTCGAGATCGCTGTCAAAGCCGTCGCCGTACTGGGAGTGGGATCCCTGGTGTTTGGTGCGACGGAAGTCGCGGGCCATGGCTGGACCGTCTGGAGCACTGTGTTCGGCTCTATCCTCCTGATCTCCGCCCACATCGTTTCGATGCGTCGCATGTGA
- a CDS encoding IS3 family transposase (programmed frameshift) produces the protein MKRARFTEEQIIGILRENEAGAKAGELARKHGVSEGTIYAWKAKFGGMSVSDAQRLRALEDENGKLKRLLADAMLDKAALNDLLSKKLVGPAAMRQAVAHLKAAFGVSERRACFIIKADRKSVRYRSCRPPDTALRERLRALAVERRRFGYRRLFVLLRREGEPSGKNRIYRLYREEGLTVRKRRSRRRAIGTRAPILVEVRQNARWSLDFVHDQFATGRRFRILNVVDDVTRECLAAIPDTSISGRRVARELTALIARRGRPAMIVSDNGTEFTSTAILAWAQDHGVDWHYIAPGKPTQNGFVESFNGRMRDELLNESLFFSLDHARQKVAAWALDYNTRRPHSSIGYLTPEAFAASLTATGRPAAQDESCAVRPVAHPTLRGVTNPRTLVAAG, from the exons ATGAAACGAGCGAGATTCACGGAAGAGCAGATCATCGGGATCCTGCGGGAGAACGAGGCCGGCGCGAAAGCGGGCGAGCTGGCGCGCAAGCACGGCGTGTCTGAGGGCACGATCTACGCCTGGAAGGCCAAGTTCGGCGGGATGAGCGTGTCGGACGCCCAACGCCTCCGGGCCCTGGAAGATGAGAACGGAAAGCTGAAGCGCCTGCTGGCCGACGCCATGCTCGACAAAGCGGCGCTGAACGATCTGCTCTCAAAAAAGT TGGTAGGGCCCGCAGCGATGCGCCAGGCCGTCGCCCATCTGAAGGCGGCGTTCGGCGTCAGCGAGCGGCGGGCCTGCTTCATCATCAAGGCCGATCGAAAATCGGTGCGCTATCGCTCCTGCCGTCCGCCGGACACGGCGCTGCGGGAGCGGTTGCGCGCGTTGGCCGTGGAGCGGCGACGGTTCGGCTATCGCCGGCTGTTCGTGCTGCTGCGGCGTGAGGGCGAGCCTTCGGGCAAGAACCGGATCTACCGGCTCTATCGCGAGGAAGGCCTGACGGTGCGCAAGCGCCGCTCACGTCGTCGCGCCATCGGCACGCGGGCGCCGATCCTGGTCGAGGTCAGGCAGAACGCCCGTTGGTCGCTGGACTTTGTGCACGACCAGTTCGCCACGGGCCGCCGCTTCCGCATTCTCAACGTGGTCGATGACGTCACCCGCGAGTGCCTGGCGGCGATCCCCGACACCTCGATCTCGGGACGCCGCGTCGCGCGTGAGCTGACCGCGCTGATCGCTCGGCGGGGCCGCCCTGCCATGATCGTCAGCGACAACGGCACGGAGTTCACGTCCACCGCCATACTGGCCTGGGCGCAGGATCATGGCGTCGACTGGCACTACATCGCGCCGGGCAAGCCGACCCAGAACGGGTTTGTGGAATCCTTCAACGGGCGGATGCGCGACGAACTTTTGAACGAAAGCTTGTTCTTTAGCCTCGACCACGCCCGCCAGAAGGTCGCTGCCTGGGCGCTGGACTACAACACCCGCCGGCCGCACTCATCAATCGGCTACCTCACCCCGGAGGCTTTTGCCGCCAGTCTGACCGCAACAGGCCGACCCGCTGCGCAGGATGAAAGCTGCGCGGTCCGGCCTGTTGCTCATCCCACGCTGCGAGGCGTAACTAACCCAAGGACTCTGGTCGCCGCTGGATGA
- a CDS encoding acyltransferase family protein yields the protein MTAALPEKRGGGVGGIPPVAPTHAFPERMPVLTSIRFWLALGVVLFHYQLNIVAEGGMGVSLIERARLAVDFFFILSGFVLSHVYGRQVRDGTFHYGRFLTARMARIYPAHGLMLVLMVVIVSVAVALGQPFDSQSYSFAGLVAAAGMIHAWLPASVPNEWNGPSWSLSAEWAAYLAFPVFAWIGLRSGRNPWLTLGLAIAGFVALDAFYRWRFGEILTHAELVLGVLRIAPEFLYGVALYQLGARLKLSPTVTRLAAGLSVVTLLAMMHFAADERLTVAVAGLVILTLALLARTDAAFAAHPWAVEAGEASYALYLVHLPLLIIWKNGMALLHGVDSTYRLPLWEAAVLLALTIGAAFALHAFWERPARLWLRWSIRKGADDRATIPPTSKEKS from the coding sequence ATGACCGCCGCGCTTCCTGAAAAGCGCGGCGGCGGGGTCGGCGGGATTCCCCCAGTCGCGCCGACCCATGCCTTTCCCGAACGGATGCCGGTCCTGACCAGCATCCGTTTCTGGCTCGCCCTCGGCGTGGTGCTGTTCCACTATCAGCTCAACATCGTCGCCGAGGGCGGGATGGGCGTCAGCCTGATCGAGCGTGCTCGCCTCGCGGTCGATTTCTTCTTCATCCTGTCGGGCTTCGTGCTGTCGCACGTCTATGGCCGTCAGGTGCGCGACGGGACGTTCCACTATGGACGCTTTTTGACCGCACGCATGGCCCGGATCTATCCGGCGCATGGCCTGATGCTGGTGCTGATGGTCGTGATCGTCAGCGTCGCCGTGGCCCTGGGCCAGCCGTTCGACAGCCAGAGCTATTCGTTCGCCGGGCTCGTCGCGGCGGCGGGCATGATCCACGCCTGGTTGCCCGCGTCTGTCCCGAACGAATGGAACGGGCCGTCCTGGTCCCTGTCCGCCGAATGGGCCGCCTATCTGGCCTTTCCGGTGTTCGCCTGGATCGGTCTTCGTTCCGGCCGCAATCCCTGGCTCACCCTGGGGCTTGCGATCGCAGGCTTCGTCGCACTGGACGCCTTCTATCGCTGGCGTTTCGGCGAAATCCTGACCCATGCCGAGCTTGTTCTCGGCGTGCTCAGGATCGCACCGGAGTTCCTGTACGGCGTGGCCCTTTATCAGCTCGGCGCCCGGCTGAAGCTCTCACCGACAGTCACTCGACTGGCGGCGGGGCTCAGCGTTGTGACCCTGTTGGCCATGATGCACTTCGCCGCCGACGAGCGGCTGACCGTCGCGGTGGCGGGTCTGGTCATCCTGACCCTGGCCTTGCTGGCGCGCACGGACGCGGCGTTCGCCGCGCACCCCTGGGCGGTGGAGGCGGGCGAGGCCTCCTACGCTCTCTATCTCGTCCACCTGCCGCTTCTGATCATCTGGAAGAACGGCATGGCTCTGCTGCACGGCGTCGACAGCACCTATCGTCTCCCCTTGTGGGAAGCGGCGGTGTTGCTGGCGCTGACGATCGGCGCGGCCTTCGCGCTTCACGCCTTCTGGGAAAGGCCCGCTCGGCTTTGGCTGAGATGGTCGATCCGAAAGGGCGCCGACGATCGCGCCACAATCCCTCCCACATCGAAAGAGAAATCATGA